gaggtttgagtcttttgtttgatagacccttccatgcagttttagagcattcagtagtttttggaatctgctgaaaatgtcagtgagtgactcaccttcttcacaatggaaatgctcatattgctgaatcaagagttgtatCTTGTTCTaccttacttgctcagttccatcacatataacttgaattgtatcccatacatgcttagcagtcttgcagtttatgatgttgtcaaacatgtcactgtcaacaccattaaaaaaatattcatggcctttttatccttttgaacttgttctttatctggatCTGACCATTCTCCTTATGGCTTTGGGACTGATGCTTCATTTtggcagctctcatagggacatgtggacctttctcaatgcagtccacatatgcttcatcttgagataggaaatgcaggtgcatcttcaccttccaatggtgatagttatctttgtccagaaatggaatctttactccaacatcttttctgttcatcttgttgattgtggtgatctttacactctttgtacttcaagggtttgctctgataccaattgttattcccaatcaatgcaacaagaattataggaggggggttgaatgtaattatggcttgtttttctgattttaagaatgttcttacttaatatataactatgtttgattttgcaagaagtgcggaatgaaagtaaaatggaaatcaaaacacaaagcaataaaacacaagactttaaaactttctggttgATTTGAACTTAACCACCAGAATTACAGAGAGATGTTTAACagatacagctttatctatctctctgaaaaataATGTTTTCTCAGTTAGTTTGTTCTACTtactacacttggtttatatactaccaagttacatgataaaaagacaaacaagtaaaacaaaaattatttctagtctaattccatgctgcttcattactctattcagcatctttgaatatcttcataattgcatggaaatggtaatacttctttgttctctaaatcctgcaattaggctgccacattccatttgcaaacacccgacacatgtgactgtattgtcactatcaactgctcttttgaattatgatcatccgtcgggactatgttggtcatccatcgggagcctagttgattatctgtcgggagtctttgtagatcatccgtcaaaagcctttctgtcacttgattttatttcactaatacagaattacaagacatcttatatttataattagccaacatattctgcatatcaatcaactagtcaacatgacttaaagaatcctacagcaTCTACTAATACATTGTTATTTGCGGGCAtatgctacaagacttattattacataagctacactctcgatggatgttcagttgtcatccgtcgggactataaacttcatccgtcgggactattgtagaacatccgtcgagagctacaaaacactaagttaaatctactaaggtgttttgttcaacttatcatcaagttcataatatattcctaacaagacCCACCATTATCATATTGTTTAACAGATAAAGCAACATTATCACCTCCTGCAGAAGCATTAGAACTAAACTCTCTCTGATTTTCTTCTTGCATTAGGATGCTATATGCAGCACTCAAGCTAGGGATTGGATTCATAAGCAACAAATGACCTCGAATAGCAGTATACTGATCTCCCAATCCCATAAGAAACTGTGAAAGTTTGAGACTCTTGTTGTAATCCTTCAACTTAGCATTGTTTGTTCAAATGCACTTTCCACAATCACATCTAGGTATAGCAGATAATGCATCTAATTCATCATTTAAAGTTCAAAATATGGTAAAATAAGCAAAAATTGACAAATTTCCTTAATTAAGAGATGCAAGTTCTTTACGCAAATTGAACATCTTAGGCACATTAGTTTGGGTAAAACGAAGAGCAAGATCTTCCCATACATCCTTAACACTAGTCATATACATCACACTAAGCCTAATTTCTGGTGAAACTGTGTTCAGTATCCATGATATGACAATATCATTGCAACGAGACCATAGCATAGCCAAATTCACAGGACTAGCAGGTTTACTATAAGTTTCGTCAATGAAACCTAGTTTTAGTTTAGATGATAACGTAATTTTCATAGCTCTATGCCATTGATTATAGTTTTGTTCCATCAAAGTAATGGTGATTAAGATCATACCTGGATGATCTGACGGATGAAGAAAGTATGGGTGATTAGAATCGATAACCGTAGCAGTTGTAGCATTGAGATACGATGTTGGAGAAGAAGATGCCATTGATACACGTTAATCAGCAAATCTGATAGTTTCGTTGTTGATTCTTGAAGATATATGAATGATTCTATACAAAACTTGATGTTATTGAATGCAAATCAAATCGAATTGATAACAAAACTAAAGTTAAATCTATATGCTTAACAAAGAAATGAATGTGTTTATGCAGCGgaattgtatgtatatatatagatctGAAAGCTCCGATACCATGAAAGATCTAGAAATGTCATTATCAAGATGTAGAAAATGAAGATCAATAATGTGATTCATCAGATTGTTTAGAACTATTTTTACATTGTGTTTTTATCAACTGCAAAAAGAAATTCTCTAATATGAGTATATACAAGAATAGCTGTGCTTGATTATTCTAACAAACTCTAACAACTTTTCTTCTAGAAGCTTTTGTTGACTGATGCTCACTTGATCTTTTGTCGCTGGCTGACTTGATGATGTCACTGATATATTATCATCACATAGCCCTTATATTATTGATTAAAATCTCGAGCACATGAATATATAGAGATATTGCCTATGCAACTGAGAAAAGGAGGTTATGGCTCCGGCTAGGGGTGTTCTTTTGTTCAAATGTTATGAACTGATGCCTGGATTTAAATGACAATTGTAGGCACCAGGTGTATCTCGACAATTTATCAGAAACCTCCCTCTTTCTGCAGTCGGTGATCGTAAAAACTTAGACGACAAGGCCCTTCTAAATAAATACAAAGGCCAATCCTTGGAAGCTTTTGTTGAGTATGTTCGTGATGGAAGCACTATTCGTATTTATTTGCTACCTGGTTATCAGTTTGTCCAAGTGTTTGTTGCTGGAGTGCAGGTAAATGAAAGCCTGATTTGCATTTGTTTAGACATATCTTCTCCATTTTTATGGCCTTAATCATTCACAGTCTTTATTTTCAAGGCACCATCAAGGGGAGAAGGGTTGTTGCACCTGAAAAGACATcctctgaagaaaacaaaactACTTCTAATGGACAAAAAGTAGCTACTTCAGCATTCGTAACTAAAGGCTATCCTGATCCCTTTGGGAGGGAAAGCAAGCATTTTACCGAGATTCACATTTTACATCGATATGTGAGGGGAGTTGATTAACAGTAATAATAGCCGTTACATTCCTTGATAAATGGAAATATTCTTATGCATTGCTTTATTTTGCTGGTACAAATTGTTCTCGAGGGTGCTAATGAATATAGAAACCTGATTGGATCCGTCTATTATCAAGAAAGTGAACAGGACAAGAACTTGGCTGGGCTGCTTGTGGAAAATGTACGTTACAAGTACCATAATTTTGTTTCTGTTTAATATATGACATTTCTATTTTTTCTAGACTATTTGTTGAAGCTGATATATCTTCATCATAGTGACCTGTGTGGCAGCATGGTTTCTTTTGCCTATTGTTAAATAGGTCTGATAGATATTTGTCTCCTTCATCTTACAGGGTTTAGCTAAATTTGTTAATTGGAGCCCTAGTTTGTTGTCATTTAAGGAAGACAGGAAAATGTTAAAATAATTAGAACTTGAAGCAAAGAAAAGCAGATTGAATATGTGGACCAACTATTTGCCCCCTCCTACTAATTCAAGGCCAATTCAAGACCAGAAT
This sequence is a window from Apium graveolens cultivar Ventura chromosome 9, ASM990537v1, whole genome shotgun sequence. Protein-coding genes within it:
- the LOC141685618 gene encoding uncharacterized protein LOC141685618 → MASSSPTSYLNATTATVIDSNHPYFLHPSDHPGMILITITLMEQNYNQWHRAMKITLSSKLKLGFIDETYSKPASPVNLAMLWSRCNDIVISWILNTVSPEIRLSVMYMTSVKDVWEDLALRFTQTNVPKMFNLRKELASLN